Proteins encoded in a region of the Raphanus sativus cultivar WK10039 chromosome 8, ASM80110v3, whole genome shotgun sequence genome:
- the LOC108820800 gene encoding uncharacterized protein LOC108820800 produces the protein MNIKKKGKVHPSPPPPSSSPSSKGDDCLSVLKLLPAVILLLVSSLSPEDKQVLAYLITPSVKTTAPNTTPAASGRRRSSFSSTKNKTARTHHHKTPRFDCECFDCYTSYWFRWDSSPNRELIHQIIEAYEDHITKSEKSNGGGRKKKEKSRRRGRVVEPSGRTEEPVEPVVITSGEAKPEESPEMSRFPVGTRQHKGLARKVLPDVMGLFNSRFWRLWNPNA, from the coding sequence ATGAACATAAAGAAGAAAGGTAAAGTCCAcccatctcctcctcctccatcatcATCTCCTTCATCCAAAGGAGATGACTGTCTCTCTGTCCTGAAGCTTCTCCCCGCTGTGATTCTCCTCCTCGTCTCATCTCTCTCCCCCGAAGATAAGCAAGTCCTTGCTTATTTAATCACCCCTTCAGTCAAAACCACCGCCCCCAACACCACCCCTGCCGCCtccggaagaagaagaagctcattTAGTTCGACGAAGAACAAGACAGCTAGAACTCATCACCATAAAACCCCGCGTTTCGATTGTGAATGTTTCGATTGCTACACGAGCTACTGGTTTCGGTGGGACTCCTCTCCTAACCGTGAGCTCATCCACCAGATCATCGAAGCCTACGAAGACCATATAACCAAGAGCGAGAAATCAAACGGCGgaggaagaaagaagaaggagaaatcACGTCGTCGTGGCCGGGTCGTGGAGCCCTCGGGTCGAACCGAAGAACCGGTGGAGCCTGTGGTGATTACTTCCGGTGAAGCTAAGCCTGAGGAGTCGCCAGAAATGTCGAGGTTTCCGGTGGGGACTAGGCAGCACAAGGGCTTGGCGAGGAAGGTGTTACCGGACGTGATGGGTTTGTTCAACTCGCGTTTTTGGAGGCTTTGGAATCCGAATGCGTGA